DNA from Thermodesulfovibrionales bacterium:
AGATGTGTATAAGAGACAGATTTATTACCTGTTGAGAGATTGTCAAAGGTAAGAACTTCATACCCTGACTCTCCAAGGGCCTTCACAACATGACTTCCTATATAACCTGCTCCACCAGTTACGAGGACCTTCATTCTTGAACTCCTTTCAAAGAAAGGTTCAAGATATTTTAACAGAATATGCTAAACCATACTCAACTATATGTTTATTCTGGTGGATGACTCAAGAGTATATGCTATACTAAAATTATATGGAATTACTTAAAAAATTAATGGATAAAATAAATGCCGATGGCATTGTCCTTACTGATCTGAAAAATATTCGATATTTTACAGGATTCACTGGTTCTTCTGCACTCTGCTTTTATACAAAAAAAGAGGCCTTTTTTATAACAGACTTCAGGTATAAAGAG
Protein-coding regions in this window:
- a CDS encoding NAD-dependent epimerase/dehydratase family protein, with translation MKVLVTGGAGYIGSHVVKALGESGYEVLTFDNLSTGNKSVSYTHL